One genomic segment of Flagellimonas marinaquae includes these proteins:
- the aspS gene encoding aspartate--tRNA ligase: MYRSNTCGALRASDIGSEVILSGWVHKVRDKGFVAWVDLRDRYGITQLVFDEERSSKTLLEQARELGRETVIQAKGEVIERASKNPNIPTGEIEVLVTELTVLNHSLLPPFTIEDETDGGEDIRMKYRYLDIRRNPVKNKLIFRHKVSMEVRKYLSDQGFIDIETPYLIKSTPEGARDFLVPSRMNEGQFYALPQSPQTFKQLLMVGGMDKYFQIVKCFRDEDLRADRQPEFTQIDCEMAFVEQEDILNTFEGLTKHLLKEIKGVEVDEFPRISYDDAMRLYGNDKPDIRFGMQFGELNKVAQHKDFNVFNSAELVVGIAVPGAASYTRKEIDGLVDWVKRPQVGAKGMVYVKCNEDGTYKSSVDKFYDQDDLANWAQTTGAKPGDLICVLSGNTNETRAQLSALRMELAERLGLRKPDEFAPLWVIDFPLLELDKETGDYHAMHHPFTSPKPGQLELLETNPGEVKANAYDLVLNGNEIGGGSIRIYDKEIQATMFKHLGFTQEEAKAQFGFLMDAFQYGAPPHGGIAFGLDRLVAILGGQETIRDFIAFPKNNSGRDVMIDAPANIDDEQLKELHLKLDL, translated from the coding sequence ATGTACAGAAGTAATACTTGTGGTGCATTAAGGGCATCGGATATAGGTTCAGAAGTAATTTTAAGCGGTTGGGTCCACAAAGTACGCGACAAAGGCTTTGTTGCTTGGGTAGATCTTCGTGATAGATATGGTATCACCCAATTGGTTTTTGATGAAGAACGTTCGTCCAAAACACTTTTGGAACAAGCCCGCGAGCTGGGTCGTGAAACCGTAATCCAAGCAAAGGGCGAGGTAATCGAACGTGCCTCAAAAAACCCCAATATTCCAACAGGTGAAATTGAAGTGCTTGTCACCGAACTTACCGTGCTGAACCATTCCCTACTCCCTCCATTTACCATTGAAGATGAGACCGATGGCGGAGAGGACATCCGAATGAAATACCGATACTTGGATATTCGTAGAAACCCGGTAAAGAACAAACTTATTTTTAGGCATAAGGTTTCCATGGAAGTTCGAAAATACCTTTCCGACCAAGGTTTTATCGACATTGAAACCCCATATTTGATCAAGTCCACCCCAGAAGGCGCCAGGGATTTTTTGGTGCCCAGCCGTATGAACGAAGGACAGTTCTACGCCCTCCCCCAATCCCCACAAACATTTAAGCAGCTGCTCATGGTCGGGGGAATGGACAAGTATTTTCAGATTGTAAAATGTTTTAGGGACGAAGATTTACGTGCCGACCGTCAGCCTGAGTTCACACAAATAGACTGTGAAATGGCATTTGTGGAACAAGAAGATATCCTGAATACTTTTGAAGGACTAACGAAACATCTTTTAAAAGAGATCAAGGGTGTAGAAGTAGATGAGTTTCCTCGCATTTCCTATGACGATGCCATGCGATTATATGGTAACGACAAACCCGACATTCGATTTGGCATGCAGTTCGGAGAACTTAACAAAGTAGCACAACATAAGGATTTTAATGTATTCAATTCCGCAGAACTGGTGGTTGGTATCGCCGTTCCGGGAGCTGCTTCCTATACCCGAAAAGAAATAGACGGGCTAGTTGATTGGGTCAAACGCCCACAGGTAGGCGCCAAAGGGATGGTCTACGTTAAATGTAATGAAGATGGCACCTACAAATCTTCCGTGGACAAGTTCTATGACCAAGACGATCTTGCCAATTGGGCCCAAACGACCGGAGCAAAACCAGGAGACCTTATCTGTGTGCTATCTGGCAACACCAACGAAACCCGAGCTCAATTGAGCGCATTGCGAATGGAGCTCGCCGAACGATTGGGACTAAGAAAACCAGATGAGTTCGCTCCATTGTGGGTAATAGATTTTCCGTTATTGGAATTGGATAAAGAAACTGGGGACTACCACGCCATGCACCACCCATTTACCTCTCCAAAACCCGGACAATTGGAACTATTGGAAACAAATCCGGGCGAAGTAAAAGCCAATGCTTATGATTTGGTGCTTAACGGAAACGAAATAGGTGGTGGTTCCATTCGGATCTATGACAAAGAAATACAGGCAACCATGTTCAAACACTTGGGCTTTACCCAAGAAGAAGCCAAAGCACAATTTGGGTTCTTAATGGACGCCTTTCAATATGGAGCTCCACCCCATGGAGGTATCGCATTTGGCCTGGACAGATTGGTAGCTATTCTGGGTGGCCAAGAAACCATTCGCGATTTTATTGCTTTCCCCAAAAACAACAGTGGACGGGATGTAATGATCGATGCGCCAGCAAACATAGATGACGAGCAATTAAAAGAACTCCATTTAAAATTGGACCTATGA
- a CDS encoding toxin-antitoxin system YwqK family antitoxin, whose amino-acid sequence MKKAVLFLAVMFAVSVSAQDTKPTFEKMGKMVKATYFHDNGEIAQTGYMLNGKLHGDWVMFNVQGKKIATGQYENGQKAGKWFFWQNDVLSEVDFTDNRIAQVKNWSQGDAVTVNQ is encoded by the coding sequence ATGAAAAAAGCAGTATTATTTTTGGCGGTGATGTTTGCGGTTAGCGTATCGGCTCAAGATACAAAGCCGACCTTTGAAAAAATGGGAAAAATGGTGAAAGCCACTTATTTTCATGACAATGGCGAAATTGCCCAGACCGGTTATATGTTGAACGGAAAGTTACATGGTGATTGGGTAATGTTCAATGTTCAAGGTAAAAAAATTGCCACTGGCCAATACGAAAACGGACAAAAGGCCGGAAAATGGTTTTTTTGGCAGAACGATGTGTTAAGTGAGGTCGATTTTACGGACAATCGTATTGCCCAAGTAAAGAATTGGAGCCAAGGCGATGCCGTTACGGTGAACCAATAA
- a CDS encoding efflux RND transporter permease subunit → MSKQKKSVDKEFGLSSWAIDNQTTMYVLILVILILGGMAYFSMPRESFPEVKETKIYISSIYPGNTAEDIEKLITDPLEDELKTVSNLVEITSTSQEDYSMIIVEFDENISVEAALQKVKDEVDSKTAGEDWPTFNGAKVEPNVFDLSLSEEMPILNINISGDYPIERLKEFGEYLEDEIEGLQEIKQVDIRGAQEKEVEVAVDIYKMMAAKVSFNDVINSINNENLTTSAGNLIASGQRRTIRIVGEIDKPQDLRDFVVKSENGNPIYLKDIAKISFKEEDKTTYAREFGEPVVMLDVKKRSGKNMVAAVDQIKVIVEDAIENEFPQDLKVTIANDQSSKTIGQVDDLVNNIIFGIILVVTVLMFFLGFKNALFVGFAIPMSMFMSLMILDVMGYTMNTMILFGLIMGLGMLVDNGIVVVENIYRLMDEEKMPRIEAAKKGIGEIAFPIIISTLTTVAAFVPLGLWPGIMGQFMKYFPITLSVVLGSSLFVAIFFNSVLVSRYMTTEDKEMPLKQIIRITSIISVIGILIIIFGGAYRSLGTLMVVTAIMLWIYRLFLRNWANTFQNKILPNWERMYEKTLRYALSGRKPIFISIITFVLLLIAFAGFGASVGSQRTKVEFFPDNKPNQIIVYIEYPEGTDIEKTNKITKDIEGRVYDIINSEAYMHGDYNFMTESAVSQVGEGAGNPQTDGGSSAEMPNRGKITATFREFKYREGADSEELLKKVQTALKDVYPGVAISVEKDAVGPPVGYPINIELEGEDYTELITTAERMRNFINSRNIPGIDELKIDVNKSKPSLLVQVDRKKAGELGVATGQVGQQLRSSIFGSKAGIYKEGGEDYDIYVRFNKDDRYNTSALFNQRITFRDPSSGQIKEVPISAVTKQTNSTGFSAIKHRDVKRVVTVYSALASGYTDAGAIVGKIQEEMNDFENLPSDIKIDYTGQIEEQNKQMAFLMGAFFTGLGLIFFILIFQFNSISKPGIIMLAIFLSLIGVFGGIVATGSAFVIMMTMMGIISLAGIVVNNGVVLLDYTQLLIDRRKVNLGLEEEDLLESEDLMEAVIKGGKARLRPVLLTAITTILGLIPLATGFNINFFTLMSEFNPNIYFGGDNVIFWGPLAWTVIYGLLVATFLTLVVVPILFSLVYKLKIKIRNGRLKKQDRKQTPIPEQA, encoded by the coding sequence ATGAGCAAACAAAAGAAAAGCGTAGACAAGGAATTTGGGCTGTCGTCATGGGCCATAGATAACCAGACCACAATGTATGTGCTAATTTTGGTTATCCTTATTCTGGGCGGTATGGCATACTTTAGTATGCCCAGGGAAAGTTTTCCCGAAGTAAAGGAAACCAAGATTTACATTAGTTCCATATACCCGGGCAACACCGCAGAGGATATCGAAAAACTGATTACGGATCCTTTGGAGGACGAGCTCAAGACCGTAAGCAATCTTGTAGAAATCACCTCTACCTCGCAGGAGGATTATTCCATGATCATTGTTGAGTTTGATGAGAACATCTCCGTAGAAGCTGCCCTGCAAAAAGTAAAAGACGAAGTAGATTCCAAGACCGCCGGCGAAGATTGGCCCACATTTAACGGTGCCAAGGTCGAGCCAAACGTATTCGATCTTAGTCTTTCCGAAGAAATGCCCATCCTTAACATCAACATCTCCGGAGATTACCCCATTGAAAGACTAAAAGAATTTGGGGAATATCTGGAAGATGAGATAGAAGGTCTCCAAGAAATCAAACAAGTAGATATTCGAGGTGCCCAAGAAAAAGAGGTGGAGGTTGCCGTGGACATCTATAAAATGATGGCGGCAAAAGTGAGCTTTAACGATGTGATAAATAGCATCAACAACGAAAACCTAACCACATCCGCAGGTAACCTAATTGCCAGTGGACAACGCCGAACCATCAGAATTGTAGGGGAAATAGACAAACCCCAGGACCTACGGGACTTTGTGGTAAAATCGGAAAATGGAAACCCCATTTACCTAAAGGACATTGCCAAAATTTCGTTTAAAGAAGAGGATAAAACAACCTACGCACGTGAATTTGGCGAACCCGTGGTAATGCTAGATGTAAAAAAACGTTCCGGAAAAAACATGGTGGCCGCGGTTGACCAGATCAAAGTAATTGTAGAGGATGCCATAGAAAACGAATTTCCACAAGACCTTAAAGTTACCATCGCCAACGACCAGTCCTCCAAGACCATTGGTCAGGTGGACGATTTGGTGAACAACATCATCTTCGGGATCATATTGGTGGTAACGGTATTGATGTTCTTCTTAGGATTTAAAAATGCCCTGTTCGTAGGTTTTGCCATCCCAATGTCCATGTTTATGTCGCTAATGATCCTGGATGTAATGGGGTATACCATGAACACCATGATCCTTTTTGGTTTGATCATGGGACTAGGTATGTTGGTGGACAACGGTATTGTGGTCGTAGAGAACATTTACCGACTCATGGATGAGGAAAAAATGCCTCGGATAGAAGCGGCGAAAAAAGGAATAGGCGAGATCGCTTTTCCCATTATTATATCCACATTGACCACAGTAGCAGCATTTGTTCCGCTCGGCCTATGGCCAGGGATCATGGGGCAGTTTATGAAATATTTCCCCATAACGCTTTCCGTGGTTTTAGGTTCATCCCTTTTTGTGGCCATCTTCTTCAACTCGGTATTGGTATCCCGATACATGACCACCGAAGACAAGGAAATGCCATTAAAGCAGATTATTCGGATCACTTCTATCATCTCGGTGATCGGAATACTCATAATTATTTTTGGAGGGGCATATCGATCATTGGGGACTTTAATGGTGGTAACCGCCATTATGCTCTGGATCTATCGCCTGTTTCTTAGAAATTGGGCCAATACTTTTCAGAATAAGATCCTGCCCAATTGGGAAAGAATGTACGAAAAAACCTTGCGGTATGCCTTATCTGGGAGAAAACCTATCTTTATTTCGATCATCACTTTTGTATTGCTTTTGATAGCCTTTGCAGGATTTGGCGCATCGGTAGGAAGCCAACGGACCAAAGTAGAGTTCTTCCCGGACAATAAGCCCAACCAAATCATAGTGTATATTGAATATCCGGAGGGTACCGATATTGAAAAGACCAACAAAATAACCAAGGATATTGAAGGTAGGGTCTACGACATTATCAACTCCGAAGCTTATATGCACGGTGATTATAATTTTATGACAGAAAGTGCGGTATCTCAAGTAGGGGAAGGCGCCGGTAACCCACAAACCGATGGTGGTTCCAGTGCCGAAATGCCCAACAGGGGTAAAATTACCGCTACATTCCGAGAATTTAAGTACCGTGAAGGAGCAGATAGTGAGGAGTTGCTCAAAAAAGTGCAGACAGCGCTTAAAGATGTTTATCCAGGGGTTGCCATTTCTGTAGAAAAGGATGCGGTAGGACCTCCAGTAGGTTATCCCATCAACATAGAATTGGAAGGTGAGGATTATACGGAGCTGATCACCACAGCGGAACGCATGCGAAACTTTATCAACTCTCGAAATATTCCGGGTATAGATGAATTAAAAATCGACGTTAACAAATCCAAACCTTCCCTTTTGGTTCAAGTGGACCGCAAAAAAGCAGGTGAGTTAGGGGTTGCCACCGGGCAGGTGGGCCAACAACTGCGAAGCTCCATTTTTGGTTCCAAGGCAGGAATCTATAAAGAAGGTGGCGAGGATTATGATATTTATGTGCGGTTCAACAAAGATGACAGGTACAACACCAGTGCCCTGTTCAACCAACGAATAACTTTTAGAGACCCTTCCAGCGGGCAGATCAAGGAGGTTCCTATTTCAGCGGTCACCAAACAAACCAATAGCACCGGGTTCAGTGCCATTAAGCACCGCGATGTAAAACGCGTGGTTACCGTGTACTCGGCTTTGGCATCGGGGTATACAGATGCAGGAGCGATTGTTGGAAAAATACAAGAGGAAATGAACGATTTTGAGAATCTTCCAAGTGATATCAAAATAGATTATACCGGACAGATCGAGGAACAAAACAAGCAGATGGCTTTTTTAATGGGTGCTTTTTTCACCGGTCTTGGACTTATCTTTTTTATTCTGATTTTCCAGTTCAACTCCATAAGCAAGCCAGGTATTATTATGTTGGCCATATTCCTAAGCTTGATCGGGGTTTTTGGTGGAATTGTTGCCACAGGCAGCGCATTTGTTATTATGATGACCATGATGGGGATTATCTCCCTTGCGGGTATTGTAGTGAATAACGGTGTGGTGCTGTTGGACTACACCCAACTGTTGATCGACAGAAGAAAAGTAAACCTGGGACTTGAAGAAGAAGATTTATTGGAGTCCGAAGATTTAATGGAAGCGGTGATCAAAGGCGGAAAAGCAAGGCTTAGACCTGTATTACTTACGGCCATCACCACAATTTTAGGTCTAATACCATTGGCCACAGGATTCAACATTAACTTTTTTACCTTGATGAGCGAGTTCAATCCCAACATATATTTTGGTGGGGACAATGTAATATTCTGGGGACCTTTGGCATGGACGGTAATTTACGGTCTGTTGGTAGCTACCTTCTTAACATTGGTAGTGGTGCCTATCCTGTTCAGTTTGGTCTACAAACTTAAGATCAAAATTCGAAACGGCAGATTAAAAAAACAAGATCGTAAACAAACACCAATTCCCGAGCAAGCTTAA
- a CDS encoding efflux RND transporter periplasmic adaptor subunit, which produces MKKAIYITLTAAVLASCGGNGNKSLEKALSSQDVEVIRAKHAEISIEKKALESQLKSLDSAIALLDGSAKLPLVTTIEVHPQRFDHYLELQGDVMTKQNVLIYPEMSGTLNKVYVKEGQKVTKGQLLATIDDGGLSSQLAQLRTQAELSKTTFERQKRLWEQNIGSEIQYLQAKTNYEAQQSAVKQMESQVGKSSIRAPFTGIIDDVIKDQGTVVSPGPGSEVFRIVNLSNMYIEVEVPESHLQNVTPGKDVKVYFPVLGDSVNTKIRQTGNFINPSNRSFTAEIPVPSHDGKIKPNLTARVMINDYTSENAILIPQSILSENADGEQYVLLVAADSIENNPVAKKVVIKTGKTQGDYVEVLSGINEGDAIIDEGARSVKEGQQVNIKNS; this is translated from the coding sequence ATGAAAAAAGCAATATATATAACACTAACCGCAGCGGTTTTGGCTTCATGCGGGGGCAATGGCAACAAATCTTTGGAGAAAGCACTTAGCAGCCAAGATGTTGAGGTAATCCGTGCCAAGCATGCCGAAATTTCAATAGAAAAGAAAGCGTTGGAGAGCCAATTAAAATCCTTGGATTCCGCCATTGCACTGTTGGATGGTTCTGCCAAGTTACCATTGGTGACCACCATAGAAGTACATCCTCAAAGGTTTGATCATTACCTGGAATTACAAGGAGATGTAATGACCAAGCAAAATGTACTTATTTATCCAGAAATGTCCGGAACACTGAACAAAGTGTATGTAAAGGAAGGACAAAAAGTAACCAAGGGACAGCTATTGGCCACTATTGATGATGGAGGCTTATCCAGCCAATTGGCACAACTTAGAACACAGGCCGAATTGAGCAAAACCACTTTTGAACGCCAAAAAAGACTGTGGGAACAGAACATTGGTTCCGAAATACAATACCTACAGGCAAAAACCAATTACGAAGCGCAACAAAGTGCCGTAAAACAAATGGAAAGTCAGGTTGGCAAATCCAGTATACGGGCCCCTTTTACAGGAATTATAGACGACGTGATCAAAGATCAGGGCACAGTGGTAAGCCCAGGTCCAGGTTCCGAGGTATTCCGCATAGTAAATCTATCCAATATGTACATCGAAGTTGAAGTACCGGAAAGCCATTTGCAAAACGTAACCCCAGGAAAAGATGTAAAAGTATATTTCCCGGTACTGGGCGATAGCGTTAACACAAAAATTAGACAGACCGGTAATTTTATAAACCCCAGCAACCGTTCGTTTACCGCAGAAATCCCCGTGCCAAGTCACGATGGCAAAATAAAACCGAACCTTACCGCACGTGTAATGATCAACGATTATACCAGCGAAAATGCCATTTTGATCCCACAAAGTATATTATCCGAAAATGCGGATGGAGAACAATATGTGTTGTTGGTAGCCGCAGATTCCATTGAGAATAATCCAGTGGCCAAAAAAGTGGTCATAAAAACAGGAAAAACACAAGGCGATTACGTAGAAGTACTCTCCGGCATCAACGAAGGTGATGCCATAATAGACGAAGGTGCCAGAAGCGTAAAAGAAGGGCAACAAGTGAATATAAAAAATAGCTAG